GAAGTACTATGGTCGTGGACCTATTCAGCTTTCCTAGTATGCATGCTTCTCATACCCACAACTACTTTCTTTTTCTTCGACCTCTGAGTAACTAGCTAGTTCACATCCAATTATCGATCCAACATTAAGTAAtgctttctttttgtttttgtttttgtgtgtgCAGCAACTACAATTATGGGCAAGCAGGGGATGGACTAAAGTTGCCACTACTTTCAGACCCAGATCTAGTTGAAAATGAAGCCATCATTGCGTTCAAGACCGCCATATGGTTTTGGATGACACCACAGTCACCCAAGCCATCTTGTCATGACGTTGTGACCGGGAAATGGGTACCAACTCCTGGGGATATAGCCGCGGGTCGAGTGCCTGGATACGGTGTAAccataaatataattaatggtGGTCTTGAATGCAACATTCCATCACCAGATACCCGAGTTGAAAATAGAATCGGATATTACAAGCGTTATTGTGACATCCTTAATGTTAGCTATGGAGATAACCTTGATTGCTACAATCAAAAACCTTTTAATTGGGGCACTTTCCTTTCCCACCAAGGACCATTTTCAGCCTAGATGTAACCTACTAGTATCATAGTATGGTATGACCAGGAAAAAGAATAAGGTGGTGCATTCTCTAGAAGAATTATCCGATCAATGGTCTAGTGTAATTTGTAATGCCCTTCTGGCTTATTTGGACAAGAACTATTTATGGTCTAGTTCGAACTCTGTTGTTTGTTTCCTTTTAACACCGGTTGTAGATCTTGTACTGCGTGTAGTGTTgctcacaagtcacaactaCAATATTGAATAAAACTGTCGTTATTACTTCTTTTATTCTACATCTCTAATACATGTTTAGGAATTGTTGACAAGGGCTAGCTCTAGTTGCTTGGTTGCATAACTATTACCCCTACTCGACTCGAGTATTTAAAAGTCAAAGTCAATATTTCGACCAACGTATGAAGTATCCACTCATAAACCCCACCTCTATGACCCAAACAGATTAATAATCCCCCTGCAAAGAAAGTAATTAGGAAAAGGCTCCAACATGAACGTAAACTTTGGGATATTTGCAAGTCAAGTGAACTCAATGATCGTGAAAACAATCAGACACAAACATCAACGCAAAATTATTGAACCGATTAGTGGCTCGTCTTCGTAACTCAAAATCAATAGTAATGAGATGCATATTGACAAAACATGTACCTGAGTTATTTGCTTCTCCAAAGAGAATTATCATTGTATGTGCCACATGGCATCAAAAATCTTTGAAATTTTAGAGATTTGGAATAGCAATAACATAATCTAAATGTGGATGGCTTTGTCATATGTTGCCATAGCAGCTTCCTTCAAAGCCTCACTCATGGTTGGGTGTGCGTGGCACGTACGTGCAATATCCTCACTAGAAGCCCCATAATGCAATGCTAGAACTGCCTCGTGGATAAGTTCACCGGCGTTGGGGGCCATAATGTGAACTCCTAGAATCTTGTCAGACTCCTTCTCAGCCAAGATCTTGACAAGTCCTTCAGCATTATCAATTGCCTTTGCTCTACTGTTTGCCATGAATGGAAATTTACCCACACGGTATTCAACACCAAGGGTTTTCACCTGCTCCTCAGTCTTCCCTACAGAAGCCACCTCAGGGTGTGTGTAACAAACCCCAGGGACCAAGTCATAGTCAACATGTCCATGCTTTCCAGCAATGAACTCAACACAGGCAACCCCGTCCTCTTCTGCCTTGTGGGCCAACATGGGTCCCGGGATTACATCTCCGATCGCATACACTCCAGAAACATTTGTAGAAAAGCGTTCGTTCACCAAAATCCGACCACCCTTGTCCATTTCTACTCCAAGGTTTTCAAGACCAAGCCCAGAAGTAAATGGGACTCTGCCAGCAGAGACAAGAACCACATCAGCTTCAATTACGGTTTGCTCACCACCAGCTGATGGCTCAATTGTCAGCTTCACACCATCCCCAGAGGTGTCTACGCTAACAACCTTGGTCTTCAACTTGAACTTCATTCCTTGTTTTTCAAGGGAACGTTGGAATTGCTTGCGCACTTCACCATCCATCGTAGGAACAATATCTGAAGCAAATTCCACAACAGTAACCTCTGAACCAATCCTACCCCATACAGAACCCATCTCGAGTCCAATGTAGCCAGCACCAATCACAACAAGTCTCTTGGGGATTTCTTTTAAAGCCAAAGCTCCGGTTGAAGAAACAATTTTCTGTTCGTCAATTGTAACTCCCGGTAGAGACTTCACATCAGACCCAGTAGCCACAATTATATGTTTGCCTTTCACAACAGTGTTTCCGCCTTCAATAGTGTCCACAGACACTTCAGAAGGAGACACGAATTTTCCATAGCCCTTCACATAGTTtactttgtttttcttaaacaAACCCTCAATACCTTTGGTCAAATTAGCCACAGCTTTGTCTTTTTGCCCCATCATGGCAGGCAAATCAACCTCGACTGAAGAGAACTTCACACCATGGGAAGCAAAAGAATGTTTTGCTTCATGATACATGTGGGAGGAATGAAGAAGTGCCTGCAAGGAACCATGCAACAAAAAATAGTATaagcaaaaaaaagaaaaaatatatacattaCATAACCACCCATCCAGTGAACCACGAGGCATATGTAATATCCCAAAAATGATATGATGAGATAAATGTGAACAGCCTTACTGTCAGGTTCAATATGATTCCCTTCTTCTAAGTTACTGACAATATCATGAAGATTTTGAAGAAGAAAGAGATCAGGAAAAGAGAAATGAGATGTAGAGACAGGGAGAGCTTATTCTTCCTTTTAACTTGAAGATGTTTATAGGCAAGTGCAAATCTAACTAGACCCAAAACATGAATTCACAGATTAATTTATAAGAGAAAAGTGGGTCAAAAGGCACTataccaataaaaaaaataaaaataaaatctagTGAATTTTTTCCATTGATGAATAAGAACGAAGCAAAAAAAGCATCTGTAAATTGATTGTGACACTATTTCCTCTTCTCCTTTCCGAAAAAGGATCAGAGGAAAGTGAATTATGCAGTACCATATTCAAAAGTGGATGTGCACTTCTATAAACAAATGATTAACACAACACAGCTCCATGTAATAGTAATACAACCCAAAACGACAAGCAATTACGAAAGAAAATGCAACATGTGTTTAAACAAATCATAATACAAAACAAATTCCACCTTTCCAACATAATAAaatcttataatttttttttttaaaaaaaacagtaAAATCTATAAGCAGGTGGGTAGCAAGCAAGATTAGATATTAACAATTAAAAAACAGTTATTTGAACTTCCAGTTTGACAACTAAAAGTCCAAGCGTGCTAAGCGGATAGTTGAGTAATATCTATAATTCTCACTGTTATACAAAAAACTCAATTATACAAAAATGGATGATTTGCACCCCGCCCTCTAGGTGCAAGTGTGCAACTAAAATGCACATTAAGCTTTCTTCCATATTTGGCAATGCAAGTGCATGCCTTTATAGTACAGGAGATATGCATACTCTATTACTCCAGCATGAAAGCATGACACTAATTATGTCAGACTCGTTAATAAACATGGTGGAAAATTCCTTATTGGCAAGGAGTAGTGATGAACGGCACACTGTAATCTCTTCAACTCATCaagctactttttacggcagcATGTTCCTACTTCCTAATGACCAACAAATTCTACATGTCTCCACCAATTCTGCTTGTCATCCTTATTCCATTCCTTTTTCTCCTAACTATACAAATAGATCCCCTCGTCCCTCCAAACACTTTCCTGCTCTTCCAATGGCTTTAAAGTTTACATGTTCAGAATTTTCTTTCATATGAATACAAAGGGCTCATTCGATATATAAAAAGTTAAAGATACTTCATACATTAGTTGGCCTCATTAGAATTTATTCAAAGTCAAGAACGATAAGACTTCAAACAAAGAGATTATTATGTACTCTTACATGTCAAGAGTCTAGAGCAAGAGTAACACGTAATCACACAgacaaaaaaaagttcaatGATCCTAGAAATTGGTAGGTTCCAAGTGACAAAAAATCTTGTCCTGATTTTGGTGCAACTAGTATTCATAAGATGAGATGCCACACACGAAAGAATGGCACACAACTCAACTAAGAGAAGCATACATACAGCTATTGATTCTAGCCACCTAATATATGATGTGAAAAGACGACAAACGAGCCAAAATCATTTGATTTGTCCAATATGCACGTCATCAATTATATACCTTTCAAATCATTGTCACTGATTAATCGTTTTCGACAATGGACcgcatttccttttttttaaaaactaaaattaattcattaataaaaaagtcatacgacatctacaaaagTGATTTGAATCtatcaaatacataacaaattgaatcaaataaaactcATTTTCTGCAAAATTGCGATCATTGCACGTCGAACATCTTGCCCCCTAGCACATCGTTGTTTGATACAGCCTTCAACGACGGGGTCTTTTGAACTGTTGTAGTTTTgatattaaattaaatcaaattcaattaattttGGACGTAGAACTGACATCTGCTCGACACCACACAAATTTTCATCGCTGAATCAATCatgggaaattaaataatattcttcCCTCGTACACCAGAAATTCGTACACAAAAAATTTAGGATCCTCTAACCTAAGGAAAATTCTCTCTAAAAGGAGAcgaaaaacaccaaaaaaaaaacaaaattaaagaaaagaacaacaaaataaaaagagcCGGGCTTTCCACCGATAAAAATCGACGGAGGCCCCATCGAAATTCACTAATGGAGGCTAGGGCTTGAGAGAGACAATGGACCGCATTTAGATTAAAGCTTAGACAACCTATACCCGATAAATATCGCTTCCAACAAGAAAGGATCGTTAAAATTATAATGGACAACAAAACTGCAACAAGTGTACACATTAGAAACTGAAATAATTAAcatctttctctttcctccCCAGTAAACTAGCCTTCATTGAATTATAGAGGCAATTTCCATGTAACTATCACAAAACCATAGAAATGCACGGAAATTCCACTAACCATTACGAATCAACCTGCAGATAACCAAATCGGTACTATCGCAATCCAGTTGACCAGTAATAACAAACACAAAACCATCCAGATTAATTCAACAATCTAAAAGTAATCCCCAATTATCATAATTAGATCTAAAAACAGAACAAAAAGATCGAAATTGAAGAAACCCTAAAAATCAAAATGGCGAAAAATGATCCGATTACCTTAGAAGGAATACAACCAACATTAAGACAAGTACCCCCAAGGGCTCCACGCTTCTCAATACAGGTAGTTTTGAGGCCAAGCTGAGCAGCTTTAATGGCGGCCACGTAACCACCAGGACCGCCACCGATGATGACGACATCGTTTTCGTCGGATCCGGAGGAGAAGTAGCGAgaaaaggaggagagagaaagtgtgtaGCGAAGAGATTCGGTAGAGTTGCAGAGGTTTTTGGAGAGGAGGGTGGATTTTCTTCGGGCAATGCTCGACATCGCCATTGTTGTCGCTGCTTGTTCTTCTTAGTTCTTACTGAGAAGAAATGAAAATATGAAAGGGTGGAAGGTGTAGTTGTCTTTTAACTTTCGGCGTTTATGTGTGCGAGTTTTTTTGGGGTTATGTAATTTTGGAGGAGATGATAAAGTTTCTCATTTTTTGTGACGGCTAACATTTCACAAGGGATTGTCGAaagaatacaaaatataatgttttttatgtttatttttacttatgtataaatttagGGGTGTAGATGAGTCGAGCCGGTCAATAAACAATTTGGGTTCGGGCTCGGGCTCGTTTGAATTCATGTTCAAATATAatgttttttatgtttatttttacttatgtataaatttagGGGTGTAGATGAGTCGAGCCGGTCAATAAACAATTTGGGTTCGGGCTCGGGCTCGTTTAAAGCTTGTTCATGTTCGttcatttattaaacgagccgagcttgaacaacttttgaagctcgcttaataaacgagccgagcttgaacaacttttgaagctcgcttaataaacgagcttgaacatgaacatagGTATGTtcgttcatttaagttcatgaacaactcgttcatttatgttcatgaacaacttgttcatttatgttcgtgaacaaactcgttcatttatgttcgtGAACAAGCTCGTAGTTATATTCAAATTTTATATTCTCCATATTTCataccttttttttctttaaacacCAAACTCCAAATTCCAAACGGAGAACTGGAAAAGTGGAAAACTGAAAACCTAAGTGGCGATTCATTATTCCAGaaaattcattattcattattccaATTCCCTAAAGGCCTAAAGGCGGTTCATTGTTCCAGAAAATTGAGGACTATGAGGAGCCTAAAGGTATGTCTTCAACTTCTCTCTCGTCATTATTTATAATCGGAGCTTCTTATATCATCGAAAGCTAAGATTCTTCACTAAATCCTTCTCTCACAATTTCTAATCTTTatgaaatttgaagttttctgATTTAGGTATGTTCAATTCAGTTTCTTTTCCTGCAAATATCGTCTTATTTAATTTCTtgatttgtttgtttgaattctgtggattattattttatttcgaTTAGCGGATTATCTGAATTTTGTTTATTAAtctgtgttttttttaattattaagtgTTCAATTTTCTTTCAAGTTGGTGCAAATTGTATTAGAATAATGTCTAATTATGCTAAGTTTGGTGTAGTACTGCATAATTAGTTTGTACTTCAAATTGTTAAGTTAATCTTATTGTCTTGTTAATAAAAGTCAATTTGCTTGTGAATATATAGGATGGAGAATGATCCCCTGTTCACAGGAAACAATCAGGAAGGAGAAGAAGCGATTGATCTTACTGTACCTAGAACAGATGATGAAATAGAGGATGACCCAAATCCTTTTGCAAAGAAAAAAGACTTCATGGGTATGGAGACACCTTGAATTGGTGACAAATCCAACCGGAATTTCAAAGGTAAAGTGTATTCATGGTAGCACTTTTCTTAAGTACACAAAGGGTGGTCCTACAACTACATATAAGAGGCATTTGTTGTCTTGTTCTATGCGTAAAGtgaatgggcaacaaaaattgggTTTCCGAATTTCTACTCCCCAATCAGAAAATCTACAGAGTCTTGAAAATTGGAAATATGACCATGCTAAAATTAGAAAGCTTATGGCTCACATGGTTGTTGTTCATGAGTTACCGTTTATGTTTGCAGAATATGAGATTTTTAATATGTTAATGAAAGCTGCTGCCCCGGAATTTGAAAAGGTCTGCCGTAATACTATAAAAAATGATTGTATGACTAGTTATGATATTGAAAAGAAGAGAACTAGGGGATTGTTAAAACAAGCAAATCGGGTTTGTATTACTACTGATATTTGGAGGTCAGATCCACAAAAGATAGAGTATATGACAATAACTTGCCACTTCGTCATTGACTATCGATTATACAAAAGTGTCATTAACTTTGTTGATATTCCACCACCTCACTCTAGAGTTATTGTTCATGATGCTTTATAGTTTAGTTGAGTGGGGAATCGAGAGTAAAGTAGCTAGTATAACGGTGGATAATGCAACTTATAATGACGTAGTGGTAAGGACATTGAAAGACAGCATATCTTGCCAAGCAATTTTAccttatggtggaaagttattTCATGTTCGTTGTTGTGCTCATATCCTTAACATTTTGGTGCATGATGGATTAGAAGATATCAAGGGTGTAATTTTTAAGGTGAGGGAAAGTGTTAAGCATGTTACGTTATCCATCGCTCGACTTAACATCTTTAGTGATATATGTCAACAACTAAAGTTACCTAGTAGAAGACTAGTTCTTGATTGTTGTACTAggtggaatgcaacacctaccACATGTTATCCGTTGCATTAGAGTTTAAGGCTGCATTTCCAAGGTACAAGAATAGAGAGCCAAGTTACAATCTCCTGCCATCTGAAGAAGAGTGGAAGCAAGTTGAAGCTGTTTGCACTTTCTTATCACTTTTTAATGAAGCTACAAAAATAATATCAGGTGATACATGTTTTTTTTATCTTATTCTGATTAGAAATCCTATAatataaattatcaaaaaaagAAATCCTATAATATATTTATTAACATTACAACTTACAATCTGAATGTAGGTAGTGAGTTTCCAACTTCAAACTTGTTTTTGCCAGAGCTTACCAATATTAAAGAGGCTTTGGAAAACCAAGTTGCAAGAGACTTTGATTTTATGAGGGAAATGGCTCAAAGAATGAAGGTTAAGTTTGATAAATATTGGGAAAATTGTAATTTGCTTATATCTGTTGCTGCTGCTTTGGA
This genomic stretch from Spinacia oleracea cultivar Varoflay chromosome 3, BTI_SOV_V1, whole genome shotgun sequence harbors:
- the LOC110778144 gene encoding dihydrolipoyl dehydrogenase, mitochondrial, yielding MAMSSIARRKSTLLSKNLCNSTESLRYTLSLSSFSRYFSSGSDENDVVIIGGGPGGYVAAIKAAQLGLKTTCIEKRGALGGTCLNVGCIPSKALLHSSHMYHEAKHSFASHGVKFSSVEVDLPAMMGQKDKAVANLTKGIEGLFKKNKVNYVKGYGKFVSPSEVSVDTIEGGNTVVKGKHIIVATGSDVKSLPGVTIDEQKIVSSTGALALKEIPKRLVVIGAGYIGLEMGSVWGRIGSEVTVVEFASDIVPTMDGEVRKQFQRSLEKQGMKFKLKTKVVSVDTSGDGVKLTIEPSAGGEQTVIEADVVLVSAGRVPFTSGLGLENLGVEMDKGGRILVNERFSTNVSGVYAIGDVIPGPMLAHKAEEDGVACVEFIAGKHGHVDYDLVPGVCYTHPEVASVGKTEEQVKTLGVEYRVGKFPFMANSRAKAIDNAEGLVKILAEKESDKILGVHIMAPNAGELIHEAVLALHYGASSEDIARTCHAHPTMSEALKEAAMATYDKAIHI